The genomic segment GAACAAAAGGAAAATCATAAAACAAAATATCAGGATGAATTATCAAAAAAATATTTGAAGGAAATTCGTGAAGAATATCAAAAATGGAAAAGCTTTAATGAGGATTTAAAGGGGCCTTATATTAAGTCTGAGAAAAAAGATATAAAAATAATCTATGACAGAACATCAGCTTTGAATCAATATAAGGATTTTATAGATCAACAGCATTATGCAGAACATTTTGACTCTCGTTCAAATTTACATTCTTCAGTGTTAGAAGAGTTTATGTATTATCTTTTCAGAGACCTTGTAAATGATTTTTCTAAAAATGCTTTGATTGGAAAATCTCATACCTTTAAAGACATTTTCTTTAGACCGAACAATTATGGTGAAATGTTAGAAAAGCCTTCAGCACTGATAGAAAAAAAAGATCATGATTTTGCAATTGGTGTAAAAATAAATTCAATATTAAAATGTCAAGATTCTGAAATTGAAGAAAATTATGTTTGGGATTTACCTGCTGTTGCAATTGAATGTAAAACCTATCTTGATAAAACG from the Desulfonema limicola genome contains:
- a CDS encoding Bpu10I family restriction endonuclease, translating into MFVHGNNIEQKENHKTKYQDELSKKYLKEIREEYQKWKSFNEDLKGPYIKSEKKDIKIIYDRTSALNQYKDFIDQQHYAEHFDSRSNLHSSVLEEFMYYLFRDLVNDFSKNALIGKSHTFKDIFFRPNNYGEMLEKPSALIEKKDHDFAIGVKINSILKCQDSEIEENYVWDLPAVAIECKTYLDKTMLQDASTAAEQLQHRNPNALYIVVAEWLKLTDSVNLKKFKIDQIYILRKQKNTDREFRFEEGYVKNSIYQDVVEHLFEKIRDYLTTDWKSGINFGLENGYLI